CTCTGTGCCATTCTGGCATCACGGCTAATCCAGTATCCGGCAGTCTGCACCTGGCGTACTGCGTTTATATGGGTATTGTTCCTCTCGGTACCCTTCATAATCTGAAATATAGCTATACTGGCCGCCCCACTCACCAGTACGAGGATGGTGGTAGCTATAATTAATTCGATTAGTGTGTACCCTTTTTCGCCGTTTCTCATCGGTCGACCTTATATCCTTCCAGGTTAAGGATGTCTTTGCCGGAACGTTGAATGGTTACGGTGATTTTCTGGATGCCGTCATCCGGTGTACGTACCGGCTCAGCAAACACGGTGGTTGAATACTGTAAATAGTCCTTGCCATCGGGAAGGGGCGCTGTGGAATAGGAGGTGGCGTTGTATGAATAGCTGGCGGTTTTCACCCATTCCATTTGACTTGCCGCCAGGCTCTCGGCGGTGGAGTGTTCATCGGTGATGAAGACGGATTTGGAAGCCGTGGTCAAGCCATTGAGGAAGGAAACGGAGACAGCGCCGAGGATGGCCAGGGCGATAACCGTTTCCATAAAGGTTATTCCTGACTCCCGCCGGGTAAAATTCCTGATTACTTGCCGGAATCTCATCATCAATAATTCCTCAATAAAGCATCAGAATCCCTGTCCGTAGATAGAGTACATGGCTGAAACCAGAGAAAAGGCGATGGCAGCGATGACTCCGCCGATAATCAGCGTCATAGCCGGTTGTATCAGTGCGATGAGAGAGCGGGTTTTGTCCTCAGCTTCCGCGTCATAGCTTCGGGCAACGGCGAGCAGGGTAGCGTCAAGGTTGCCCGTTTCCTCGCCGACCCTTACCATCTGCACCATCATGGGCAGGAAGAGTTTGTTTTTGCCCATTGGCCGTGATATTCCTTCGCCCTTGATCATATCCTGCTGGACTTCGGTGAGCGCTTTGGACATTGCCTGGTTCCGGCTGCTCTGGACGAGCAGGGGGAGGATTTCGGTCAGGGGCAGGCCAGAGCGGAACAGCAATGACATGCTCCGGCAGAGACGGGAAAGCTCGCTCAGGTGGATTACACGCCCGAGCAACGGCAGACGCAGGATAAGTTTATCCCATTTGGCACGGCCGTTAGGCGTTCTGATGTAGAAATAAGACAGGCCCAGGACCGCCAGCATGCCCAGCATGAGGAAAGTCCAGTACTCCTTCAGCTTTCCGGAAAGGTCGATAAGCAGCCTGGCGGATGCGGGCATCTCAACGCCCAGCGAACTGTACAGGCTGCCAAAGCTGGGCAGGACAAAGGTCACCAGAACGGCAATGACCCCGACGGTAACAATCGAGGTAATCACCGGATACATCAGTGCGCTTTTGGTCTCCTTGGCGGTGGTGACCTCTTTCTCCATATAATCGGCCACCTGGTTGAGCACCGTTTCCAGGTCACCGCTCTGCTCACCAACGCCTATCAGCCGGCAGTAAATAGGGGAAAAGGCACGGGGGTGCTTGCTCAGAGCCCTTGATAGCTGGTGACCGGCGCGCAGGTCTGAAATTACATCGCCCAGGACCTTCTTTACGGCGCGGCTGGTGGCCTGTTCCTGCAGCAGTTCCAGCGAGGCAACGATATCTATACCGGACTCCAGCAGCATGGCCATCTGCCGGTATATAAGGATGATATCCCCGGGTTTGACATGAAATAGAAACGCCTTTAACCTATTCGCATTGACGAAGGGGATATATGGTTTGAGGCTGACTGCCTGATAACCGGCATAGTTTAGCAGGTCGTTTGCCGCTTCTTCATTTGCGGCAGGAACTCTGCCTTTAACTAACACACCCTGTTCATTATATGCCAAGTATTGGTACACCATTTCAACACCTTAAAAGCAGTCCATTTGCAATTGTCAATTTGTAAAAGAATTGGGCTTTATATATCCTAATCAACGGAATAGGCGTTACGTAAAACTTCGGCAGGTGTGGTAAGATGATCCTTCACTTTTAACATTCCGTCGTTAACCAGAGGTACCATCCCCTCCTTGATGGCTTGATTTCGAAGTCCTGTCGTGGTGGTACCATTGAGCAACATCATCCGTATCTCGTCGCTAATTTGTAATATTTCAAAAAGTCCTGTTCGTCCATAATAGCCGGTATATGAGCATGATGTGCATCCGCTTCCATAAAGAAACTCTTTACGCTCATCACCTGTCTCTTTTTGATAGCCCTTCTGCTCAATCAGGGGAACCTCGGTGAACTGTGTACAATCGGGACAAATACGCCGTACCATTCTTTGGGCGACGACTCCAATAAGCGCTGATGCCACAAGAAATGGCTCAATTCCAAGGTCAATAAGGCGAAAGACTACACCCACGGCATCATTGGCATGGATCGATGAAAGCACAAGGTGTCCGGTGAGCGCTGACTGGATGGCAATTCGGGCTGTTTCCGCATCGCGAATCTCCCCCACCAGTATCACGTCCGGGTCAAGTCGCAGTATTGACCTGAGTCCACTGGCAAAAGTAAGACCGGCTTTAGGATTCACCTGGATCTGATTGATATTCATGAAGCGGTATTCCACCGGGTCCTCAATGGTAATAATATTCCTCTCTGTGCAGGCCAGGCCGTTGATTGATGCGTAGAGGGTGGTAGTCTTGCCGGCACCCGTCGGACCGCTGACCAGAATCATTCCATACGGGATTTTGAGCATTTCGTTATATTTCTCCAGGCTCTGCGAAAGGAAACCCAGTTCGGCCAGGTCCATTACGGCCCGAGATTTGTCCAGAAGACGTAATGACGCCATTTCACCATATACCGTTGGAATCATGCCGACGCGGATATCCATCGATTGCCCGGTTCTCGTCTTTACAGATAACTGACCATCCTGCGGGCGGTGGTGGTCAGCGATATTCATATTGGCCAAAACTTTAATACGTGAAATGAGCGGGCTTGCCGTCATTAGGGGAAGGGAAATCATATTATGAAGGGTGCCGTCGATGCGGAATCGCACCTGTAGTTTATCTTCCTGGGGCTGAAAGTGGATATCGGAAGCTCGGGCCTTTACCGCCTCATCGATAATTAGAGCAAGTGCCCGGGCCACCGGGGCATCGGTGACTGTACTCAGTCTAGTCTGTAAATCTGCCTCCTCTGTGTCTAAAGAGAAACTCGAAATTTGTTCCTCTATTTCTTCATATGATTGATAATTGAAGTCGATAGCTTCAATTATTTCCTCTGCATTAGCTTGTTCA
This genomic stretch from Chloroflexota bacterium harbors:
- a CDS encoding GspE/PulE family protein; the protein is MSNPPSEEHKTEKTRGKSLKHLIIQPELLKLIPESTSRKYTAIPLESSGNVLHVAMANPSDIVALEALAARSQMHIVTEQANAEEIIEAIDFNYQSYEEIEEQISSFSLDTEEADLQTRLSTVTDAPVARALALIIDEAVKARASDIHFQPQEDKLQVRFRIDGTLHNMISLPLMTASPLISRIKVLANMNIADHHRPQDGQLSVKTRTGQSMDIRVGMIPTVYGEMASLRLLDKSRAVMDLAELGFLSQSLEKYNEMLKIPYGMILVSGPTGAGKTTTLYASINGLACTERNIITIEDPVEYRFMNINQIQVNPKAGLTFASGLRSILRLDPDVILVGEIRDAETARIAIQSALTGHLVLSSIHANDAVGVVFRLIDLGIEPFLVASALIGVVAQRMVRRICPDCTQFTEVPLIEQKGYQKETGDERKEFLYGSGCTSCSYTGYYGRTGLFEILQISDEIRMMLLNGTTTTGLRNQAIKEGMVPLVNDGMLKVKDHLTTPAEVLRNAYSVD
- a CDS encoding type II secretion system F family protein, with product MVYQYLAYNEQGVLVKGRVPAANEEAANDLLNYAGYQAVSLKPYIPFVNANRLKAFLFHVKPGDIILIYRQMAMLLESGIDIVASLELLQEQATSRAVKKVLGDVISDLRAGHQLSRALSKHPRAFSPIYCRLIGVGEQSGDLETVLNQVADYMEKEVTTAKETKSALMYPVITSIVTVGVIAVLVTFVLPSFGSLYSSLGVEMPASARLLIDLSGKLKEYWTFLMLGMLAVLGLSYFYIRTPNGRAKWDKLILRLPLLGRVIHLSELSRLCRSMSLLFRSGLPLTEILPLLVQSSRNQAMSKALTEVQQDMIKGEGISRPMGKNKLFLPMMVQMVRVGEETGNLDATLLAVARSYDAEAEDKTRSLIALIQPAMTLIIGGVIAAIAFSLVSAMYSIYGQGF
- a CDS encoding type II secretion system GspH family protein codes for the protein MRNGEKGYTLIELIIATTILVLVSGAASIAIFQIMKGTERNNTHINAVRQVQTAGYWISRDARMAQ